A section of the Salminus brasiliensis chromosome 10, fSalBra1.hap2, whole genome shotgun sequence genome encodes:
- the LOC140564425 gene encoding kelch-like protein 28, which yields MDQQAKSYMFASLTRPHSEQLLQGLQLLRQDHELCDIVLRVGDVKIHAHKVVLASISPYFKAMFTGSLSEKETSEVEFQCIDEAALQAIVEYAYTGTVFISQETVESLLPAANLLQVKLVLKECCSFLESQLDAGNCIGISRFAEMYDCHDLCLAATKFICQNFEEVCQTEEFFELTREELDEIVSNDCLKVVTEETVFYALESWIKYDLTERQQYLAQLLHCVRLPLLSVKFLTRLYEANHLVRDDHACKHLLNEALKYHFMPEHRLSYQTVLSTRPRCAPKVLLAVGGKAGLFATLESMEMFFPQTDSWIGLAPLSVPRCEFGVAVLDQKVYVVGGIATHMRQGISYRRHESTVEMWDPDSNTWSSVERMAECRSTLGVVVLAGELYALGGYDGQYYLQSVEKYVPKVKEWQPVAPMTKSRSCFATAVLDSMVYAIGGYGPAHMNSVERYDPSKDAWEMVAPMANKRINFGVGVMLGFIFVVGGHNGVSHLSSIERYDPHQNQWTACRPMNEPRTGVGSAIVDNYLYVVGGHSGSSYLNTVQRYDPISDSWLDSSGMMYCRCNFGLTAL from the exons ATGGACCAGCAAGCCAAGTCCTATATGTTTGCTAGTTTGACTCGGCCCCACTCAGAGCAACTGTTACAAGGCCTACAGCTGCTGAGACAAGACCATGAGCTGTGCGACATTGTGCTGCGAGTGGGTGATGTCAAGATCCATGCCCATAAAGTGGTGCTTGCTAGCATCAGTCCATACTTCAAGGCTATGTTTACAGGCAGTCTTTCAGAGAAGGAGACATCAGAGGTTGAGTTCCAGTGCATTGATGAAGCTGCACTGCAG GCCATTGTTGAATATGCCTACACAGGGACAGTTTTCATTTCACAGGAAACAGTGGAGTCTCTTCTTCCAGCTGCCAACCTCCTCCAGGTTAAACTGGTGTTAAAGGAGTGCTGCAGCTTCTTAGAGAGTCAGCTGGATGCAGGGAACTGTATTGGCATTTCCCGCTTTGCAGAAATGTATGACTGTCATGATCTTTGCCTGGCAGCTACTAAGTTTATTTGTCAAAACTTTGAGGAGGTCTGTCAAACAGAGGAATTTTTTGAACTGACAAGAGAAGAGCTGGATGAGATAGTATCCAATGACTGTTTGAAAGTGGTCACAGAAGAGACAGTTTTTTATGCCCTGGAGTCATGGATTAAATATGATCTGACCGAGAGACAGCAGTACCTGGCTCAGTTGCTCCACTGTGTACGTTTGCCACTGCTCAGTGTTAAGTTTCTGACTCGGCTCTACGAGGCTAACCACCTTGTCCGTGATGACCATGCCTGCAAGCACCTTCTCAATGAGGCTCTCAAATACCACTTCATGCCTGAGCACCGACTCTCCTACCAGACAGTACTGTCCACAAGACCACGCTGTGCCCCCAAGGTCCTTCTTGCAGTGGGAGGCAAGGCAGGGCTCTTCGCCACTTTGGAAAG CATGGAGATGTTCTTCCCTCAGACAGACTCCTGGATTGGGCTGGCCCCACTCAGCGTGCCTCGCTGTGAGTTTGGAGTTGCCGTACTGGATCAGAAAGTGTATGTGGTGGGTGGCATTGCCACACACATGCGACAGGGCATCAGCTATAGACGCCATGAAAGCACAGTGGAGATGTGGGACCCAGACAGCAATACCTGGTCTTCTGTGGAGCGGATGGCAGAGTGTCGGAGCACCCTAGGAGTTGTGGTGTTGGCAGGGGAGCTGTATGCACTTGGAGGCTATGATGGCCAATATTACCTCCAGTCAGTGGAGAAGTATGTACCCAAAGTGAAAGAGTGGCAACCAGTGGCACCCATGACAAAATCACGCAGTTGCTTTGCCACTGCAGTACTTGACAGTATGGTTTATGCCATTGGAGGCTATGGCCCTGCCCAtatgaacag tgtggagcgcTATGACCCTAGCAAAGATGCCTGGGAAATGGTAGCACCTATGGCTAATAAGAGGATCAACTTTGGAGTGGGAGTCATGTTGGGGTTTATATTTGTGGTTGGAGGTCACAATGGTGTATCACACCTGTCCAGCATTGAAAGATATGACCCCCACCAGAATCAGTGGACAGCATGTCGACCCATGAATGAACCTCGCACAG GAGTTGGCTCTGCTATTGTGGACAACTACCTCTATGTAGTTGGCGGTCATTCAGGGTCTTCATACCTTAACACAGTGCAACGTTATGACCCCATCTCGGACAGCTGGCTGGACTCCAGCGGAATGATGTACTGCCGCTGTAACTTTGGGCTGACCGCCCTTTGA
- the LOC140563944 gene encoding uncharacterized protein produces the protein MDRDQARQMVEAVLRANPKGEEVFMEYDKTKTLTDAKRKQMVNILVADMIETHGRIPPSSARTNYALGIVTLFPYLQDPYSKNGYIDQDFTMMFGDEVSSKFLAKWPTFFKPKVISDCRTLGPNQYVEELLSALELQPDNINGWDSDMSAILLLLHLLPPTSRGQKKTAKISSAQAAKHLVRYLQEGASLTTFLERAETRQPSLLCIGEQKNKIAKFYIIIDQKAVPCKAQTSVAAFDELFKAHFVFSLPYDEALSNFYTFVQTTVYNIDVGNAKESPRVKELGARLLQGDI, from the exons ATGGATCGGGATCAAGCACGACAG ATGGTTGAAGCTGTTCTCAGGGCCAATCCAAAGGGTGAAGAGGTCTTTATGGAATatgacaaaaccaaaacactAACAGATGCCAAACGTAAACAGATGGTAAACATCCTGGTTGCAGATATGATTGAAACTCATGG aAGGATCCCACCATCAAGTGCACGTACCAATTATGCACTGGGAATTGTGACCCTGTTTCCGTACCTCCAAGATCCATACTCTAAGAATGGCTAT ATTGACCAGGACTTCACCATGATGTTTGGAGATGAGGTGTCTAGCAAGTTTCTGGCGAAGTGGCCTACTTTTTTTAAGCCCAAAGTCATCAGTGACTGCAGGACACTAGGCCCAAATCAATACGTTGAGGAACTTCTGTCAGCACTTGAACTCCAACCTGACAATATCAAtg GATGGGACAGTGATATGTCAGCAATTCTCCTGCTTCTTCACCTACTTCCGCCAACCTCAcgaggacagaaaaaaacagcaaagatCAGTTCAGCCCAGGCAGCCAAGCATCTTGTGAGATATCTTCAG GAAGGAGCCAGTCTTACTACCTTCCTTGAGAGAGCTGAAACAAGACAGCCCTCCCTCCTCTGCATTGGTGAGCAAAAGAACAAAATCGCAAAGTTCTACATCATCATCGACCAGAAGGCTGTCCCATGCAAGGCTCAGACATCTGTGGCTGCATTTGATGAACTGTTCAAAGCTCACTTTGTTTTCAGTCTCCCCTATGATGAAGCTTTGAGCAATTTCTATACATTTGTGCAAACCACAGTGTACAACATTGATGTTGGAAATGCAAAGGAGAGCCCCCGTGTTAAGGAACTTGGAGCACGACTGCTGCAGGGGGACATCTGA